In one Nicotiana tomentosiformis chromosome 6, ASM39032v3, whole genome shotgun sequence genomic region, the following are encoded:
- the LOC117277607 gene encoding uncharacterized protein, whose amino-acid sequence MEGLIPLVYKSIKRNKTLRKYESLSSGANTYNIEDFYPNESYLVAADGGGTENYGHRHRRTQSFHVKYDGGLNSVSTPKDKQLVRFTSHRMFSCVTGGV is encoded by the coding sequence ATGGAAGGTCTAATTCCATTGGTGTACAAGAGCATCAAAAGGAACAAAACTCTTCGAAAATACGAATCCCTCTCCTCTGGCGCTAACACCTATAACATCGAAGACTTTTATCCAAATGAAAGTTacctcgtggcggctgatggtggCGGTACAGAGAACTACGGGCACCGGCACCGGCGGACTCAGTCATTTCACGTCAAATACGACGGCGGCTTGAACAGTGTTTCTACTCCTAAGGATAAACAACTTGTGAGGTTCACAAGTCACAGAATGTTCTCATGTGTAACTGGTGGTGTATGA